A window of Aliarcobacter trophiarum LMG 25534 contains these coding sequences:
- the hypB gene encoding hydrogenase nickel incorporation protein HypB produces MCKDCGCTIAGMEHNHSHHHHEHNHSHHNHGNRTIFKPINDNLKSNPLLNDVKTISIIQKILDKNDHEASHNRVHFDNHKVLGINLMSSPGSGKTTFLEKLSEICNFKFAVVEGDLETSKDADRLKAKGINAIQIQTGSACHLDAFMVHKALHDIDLDEIDVCFIENVGNLVCPASYDVGTHLNIVLVSIPEGEDKIIKYPVMFRSADLILFTKTDLLPYFEYDIEKEKQEARKLKPNVDILEVNIKDKESLQNVIDWINFKRKMR; encoded by the coding sequence ATGTGTAAAGATTGCGGATGTACAATAGCTGGAATGGAGCATAATCATTCACATCATCACCATGAACATAATCATAGTCACCATAATCATGGAAATAGAACTATATTTAAACCTATAAATGATAATTTAAAATCTAATCCTTTATTAAATGATGTAAAAACTATTTCTATAATTCAAAAAATATTAGATAAGAATGATCATGAAGCCTCTCATAATAGAGTACATTTTGATAATCATAAAGTTTTAGGAATAAACCTTATGTCAAGTCCTGGAAGTGGAAAAACAACATTTTTAGAAAAATTATCAGAAATTTGTAATTTTAAATTTGCAGTTGTTGAAGGAGATTTAGAGACATCAAAAGATGCTGATAGATTAAAAGCAAAAGGGATAAATGCTATTCAAATACAAACAGGAAGTGCTTGCCATTTGGATGCATTTATGGTTCATAAAGCTTTACATGATATTGATTTAGACGAAATTGATGTTTGTTTTATAGAGAATGTTGGAAATTTAGTTTGCCCAGCATCTTATGATGTAGGAACTCACTTAAATATTGTACTTGTTTCAATACCTGAGGGGGAAGATAAAATTATAAAATATCCAGTTATGTTTAGAAGTGCTGATTTAATTTTGTTTACAAAAACTGATTTGTTGCCTTATTTTGAATATGATATAGAAAAAGAGAAACAAGAAGCTAGAAAATTAAAACCAAATGTAGATATTTTAGAGGTAAATATCAAAGATAAAGAGTCACTCCAAAATGTAATTGATTGGATAAATTTTAAAAGAAAGATGCGTTAA